In Castanea sativa cultivar Marrone di Chiusa Pesio chromosome 6, ASM4071231v1, a single window of DNA contains:
- the LOC142639570 gene encoding ABC transporter G family member 9, with protein sequence MEQEMSMVDIEAQANKKTEMEAPAIFKKANRPVTLKFEDVVYMITINKGGLLKKSKNSEEKMILKGVTGMVQPGEVLAMLGPSGSGKTTLLTALGGRLGGRLAGTITYNGKPFSNAMKRNTGFVTQDDVLYPHLTVTETLVFTALLRLPNSLSKEEKIQHAEAVITQLGLTKCNNSVVGGERLRGISGGERKRVSIGQEMLINPSLLFLDEPTSGLDSTTAQRIVSTLWELSNGGRTVVMTIHQPSSRLFYMFHKVLLLSEGNPLYFGRGSEAMDYFSSIGYSPMVVMNPADFFLDLANGVSSDDSHEDQNKIKQTLVSAYKINLADKLKEELQELRSSQYQDGLDDKQFGKWSTTWWQQFSVLFTRGVKERKHQSFSGLKIGQVLVVAVLSGLLWWQSDDAHLQDKIGLLFFESGFWGFFPLFQAIFTFPQERRMLEKERSSGMYRLSSYFMSTVVADLPMELILPTVFVVITYWMAGLKPTFVNFVQTLVVLLLSVLVSQGLGLAIGATIMDQKSATILGSVIMLTFLLAGGFYVQNVPSFIAWIKYISISNYTYKLLIGSQYKPSETYPCNGKGEFCLVGEFPAIKQVGLNGQAIAVVALVIMLVGYRLMAYVALMRIGVTKKVV encoded by the exons atggagcAAGAGATGTCGATGGTGGACATAGAGGCTCAAGCTAACAAGAAGACAGAAATGGAAGCCCCAGCCATCTTTAAGAAAGCCAATCGGCCTGTTACGTTGAAG TTTGAGGACGTTGTTTACATGATCACAATTAATAAAGGCGGATTACTTAAGAAGAGCAAAAATTCTGAAGAGAAAATGATATTGAAGGGTGTCACAGGCATGGTTCAACCTGGAGAAGTTTTGGCCATGCTAGGCCCTTCTGGCAGTGGCAAAACAACATTGCTGACTGCACTGGGTGGCCGCCTTGGTGGACGGCTTGCTGGAACCATAACCTACAATGGCAAGCCCTTCTCGAATGCTATGAAGCGAAACACTGGATTTGTTACACAAGATGATGTTCTTTATCCCCACTTGACAGTGACAGAAACACTAGTGTTCACTGCTCTTCTCAGGTTGCCTAATAGCCTGAGTAAAGAAGAGAAAATCCAGCATGCAGAAGCTGTGATAACTCAACTTGGTTTAACTAAATGCAATAATAGCGTTGTTGGAGGAGAACGATTGAGGGGGATTTCTGGGGGAGAGAGGAAAAGGGTTAGTATAGGACAAGAAATGCTCATAAACCCTAGTCTGCTATTTTTGGATGAGCCCACTTCAGGTCTTGACTCAACAACTGCTCAAAGGATTGTATCCACATTGTGGGAGTTATCAAATGGAGGAAGAACAGTTGTTATGACCATACACCAGCCTTCAAGTAGGCTATTTTACATGTTTCATAAGGTTTTACTGTTATCCGAAGGTAACCCTTTGTATTTTGGAAGGGGATCAGAAGCAATGGACTACTTTTCCAGCATCGGATATTCCCCAATGGTTGTCATGAATCCTGCAGATTTTTTCTTAGATCTTGCAAACG GTGTATCCTCGGATGATTCACATGAGGATCAAAATAAGATTAAGCAGACTTTGGTATCTGCCTATAAGATTAATCTTGCTGACAAATTGAAGGAAGAGCTTCAAGAACTTAGAAGCAGTCAATATCAAGATGGATTAGATGACAAGCAATTTGGCAAGTGGTCCACAACTTGGTGGCAAcaattttctgttttgtttACAAGAGGGGTCAAAGAGAGAAAGCATCAGTCATTCTCCGGCCTCAAGATCGGTCAGGTCCTGGTTGTAGCTGTTCTTTCAGGACTGCTATGGTGGCAATCTGATGATGCCCACCTACAGGATAAG ATTGGACTGCTCTTCTTCGAATCAGGATTTTGGGGCTTCTTCCCTCTATTTCAAGCTATATTTACCTTCCCTCAGGAGCGTAGGATGCTTGAAAAGGAGCGTTCGTCTGGCATGTACAGGCTCTCATCATACTTCATGTCAACAGTCGTTGCCGACCTCCCCATGGAGCTTATCCTTCCCACAGTTTTTGTTGTCATAACTTATTGGATGGCTGGCCTCAAACCCACATTTGTAAACTTTGTACAAACCTTGGTTGTCCTACTGCTCAGCGTATTAGTATCTCAAGGCTTAGGTCTTGCCATTGGTGCTACGATAATGGACCAAAAGTCTGCCACTATATTAGGATCAGTCATCATGTTGACATTCCTTCTAGCTGGTGGATTCTATGTTCAAAATGTGCCTTCCTTCATAGCTTGGATAAAATACATTTCCATTAGCAATTACACCTACAAGCTCTTGATCGGGTCTCAATACAAGCCTAGTGAAACATACCCCTGCAATGGTAAAGGTGAGTTTTGTTTGGTAGGGGAGTTTCCAGCAATAAAGCAAGTGGGGCTAAATGGGCAAGCCATTGCTGTTGTTGCTTTAGTGATTATGCTAGTTGGGTACAGGCTCATGGCTTATGTTGCCCTCATGAGGATTGGGGTGACAAAGAAAGTAGTGTAG